One Salvia splendens isolate huo1 chromosome 12, SspV2, whole genome shotgun sequence genomic window carries:
- the LOC121757289 gene encoding 2-carboxy-1,4-naphthoquinone phytyltransferase, chloroplastic-like isoform X1: MAAAAFYSMSLRHGVKNLNQLLPNIHTVTRIYHVGGRPKNAKIRLNKANTRPARRQHGVLLKCVAEQGEEGKEEDISKATLIWRAVKLPMYTVALIPITVGSAAAYLETGQYFANRFLRLCVSSACIIAWLNLSNDVYDFDTGADKNKKESVVNLAGSRTGTHVFAWILLALGFAGLSWVSVEAGSLRSIMLLSYAIICGYVYQCPPFRLSYLGLGEPLCFVAFGPFATTAFYLLQSSTKQLSISGAVVASSILVGITTSLILFCSHFHQIEDDKAVGKLSPLVRLGTEGGAKVVKLTVVALYLLLFILGLTQTLPFSSVILCGLTLPVANWAVSFVDKYHKDKTKIFMAKYYCVRFHTAFGAALAAGLVAARMFARKQLPQAILL, encoded by the exons ATGGCGGCAGCTGCATTCTATTCCATGAGCCTCCGCCATGGCGTCAAGAATCTCAACCAACTCCTTCCCAACATACACACTGTTACTAG GATTTATCATGTTGGTGGAAGGCCGAAAAATGCGAAAATACGTCTTAATAAGGCGAACACGAGGCCTGCACGAAGGCAGCACGGAGTTTTGTTGAAGTGTGTGGCAGAGCAAGGTGAAGAAGGGAAGGAGGAAGATATCTCTAAAGCAACTTTGATATGGAGAGCTGTCAAATTACCAATGTACACCGTTGCTCTCATTCCGATAACA GTAGGTAGTGCAGCGGCTTATTTGGAGACGGGCCAGTATTTTGCAAACCGTTTCCTCAGGCTGTGTGTTTCTTCAGCTTGTATCATAGCTTGGCTGAACTTAAG CAACGATGTGTACGATTTTGACACTGGAGCAGATAAAAACAAGAAAGAATCAGTTGTTAATCTAGCTGGAAG CCGGACAGGGACTCATGTTTTTGCTTGGATACTACTTGCACTTGGCTTCGCTGGCCTTTCTTGGGTATCTGTCGAAGCTGGAAGTCTACGTTCGATAATGCTACTTTCGTATGCTATAATCTGCGGCTATGTTTATCAG TGTCCACCGTTTCGCCTGAGTTACTTGGGATTAGGGGAGCCGCTGTGCTTTGTAGCGTTCGGGCCATTTGCAACGACCGCCTTCTACTTGCTCCAGAGCAGCACAAA GCAGCTGTCCATttctggagctgttgttgcttCATCCATTCTTGTTGGCATCACAACTTCCTTAATCCTCTTCTGTAGTCACTTTCATCAG ATAGAGGATGACAAGGCAGTCGGGAAGTTGTCCCCTCTGGTGAGGCTCGGGACTGAAGGAGGCGCGAAAGTAGTGAAACTAACCGTCGTGGCGCTATACTTGCTTCTTTTCATTCTTGGCCTTACCCAGACTCTCCCCTTCTCATCTGTA ATTCTCTGTGGCCTAACGCTGCCCGTTGCGAATTGGGCAGTTAGCTTTGTTGACAAGTACCACAAG GACAAGACAAAGATCTTCATGGCCAAATACTACTGTGTGAGGTTTCACACTGCGTTCGGAGCTGCGCTGGCGGCCGGGCTGGTGGCGGCGAGGATGTTTGCTAGAAAGCAACTTCCACAAGCCATTCTTCTCTGA
- the LOC121757289 gene encoding 2-carboxy-1,4-naphthoquinone phytyltransferase, chloroplastic-like isoform X2, which translates to MAAAAFYSMSLRHGVKNLNQLLPNIHTVTRIYHVGGRPKNAKIRLNKANTRPARRQHGVLLKCVAEQGEEGKEEDISKATLIWRAVKLPMYTVALIPITVGSAAAYLETGQYFANRFLRLCVSSACIIAWLNLSNDVYDFDTGADKNKKESVVNLAGSRTGTHVFAWILLALGFAGLSWVSVEAGSLRSIMLLSYAIICGYVYQCPPFRLSYLGLGEPLCFVAFGPFATTAFYLLQSSTKQLSISGAVVASSILVGITTSLILFCSHFHQIEDDKAVGKLSPLVRLGTEGGAKVVKLTVVALYLLLFILGLTQTLPFSSV; encoded by the exons ATGGCGGCAGCTGCATTCTATTCCATGAGCCTCCGCCATGGCGTCAAGAATCTCAACCAACTCCTTCCCAACATACACACTGTTACTAG GATTTATCATGTTGGTGGAAGGCCGAAAAATGCGAAAATACGTCTTAATAAGGCGAACACGAGGCCTGCACGAAGGCAGCACGGAGTTTTGTTGAAGTGTGTGGCAGAGCAAGGTGAAGAAGGGAAGGAGGAAGATATCTCTAAAGCAACTTTGATATGGAGAGCTGTCAAATTACCAATGTACACCGTTGCTCTCATTCCGATAACA GTAGGTAGTGCAGCGGCTTATTTGGAGACGGGCCAGTATTTTGCAAACCGTTTCCTCAGGCTGTGTGTTTCTTCAGCTTGTATCATAGCTTGGCTGAACTTAAG CAACGATGTGTACGATTTTGACACTGGAGCAGATAAAAACAAGAAAGAATCAGTTGTTAATCTAGCTGGAAG CCGGACAGGGACTCATGTTTTTGCTTGGATACTACTTGCACTTGGCTTCGCTGGCCTTTCTTGGGTATCTGTCGAAGCTGGAAGTCTACGTTCGATAATGCTACTTTCGTATGCTATAATCTGCGGCTATGTTTATCAG TGTCCACCGTTTCGCCTGAGTTACTTGGGATTAGGGGAGCCGCTGTGCTTTGTAGCGTTCGGGCCATTTGCAACGACCGCCTTCTACTTGCTCCAGAGCAGCACAAA GCAGCTGTCCATttctggagctgttgttgcttCATCCATTCTTGTTGGCATCACAACTTCCTTAATCCTCTTCTGTAGTCACTTTCATCAG ATAGAGGATGACAAGGCAGTCGGGAAGTTGTCCCCTCTGGTGAGGCTCGGGACTGAAGGAGGCGCGAAAGTAGTGAAACTAACCGTCGTGGCGCTATACTTGCTTCTTTTCATTCTTGGCCTTACCCAGACTCTCCCCTTCTCATCTGTA TAA